The proteins below are encoded in one region of bacterium:
- a CDS encoding xanthine dehydrogenase family protein — protein MGNISQPIIRVDALDKCAGKAKYIADYRLDGMIEAVTVRSTRPRARILNITVPDLPEGYYIVDKDDVLSKNRVRMLIYDQPFFADGVVNYIGEPIMLVVGPDREVLAEIASQVVINYEDIDPIFTLEDALSGEKPPIFGEDNLFADYICGVGDVQSVFEGAARIVEGEYRTGYQEQMYIETNGVIGIFENDRITVHGSMQCPYYVKNALAEAFGWDGSRIQVIQSTTGGAFGGKEEYPSILAGQAAFAAYKTGKPVRLILERTEDINVTTKRHPSIIKYRTAHDSRGDILAMDIEVSFDGGAYAGLSDVVLQRGLFTSTGVYNIPNVRIRGCAYATNTVPCGAFRGFGAPQTLFALEMHMAKIALEFDIEPSEFKKRYCLKKGDKTCTGGIIHGETKITEMMDKAIEMSGYQIKKEEFSGDKGRFRRGIGLSNLIHGCGFTGMGEQIISGVATLQRTPDGKVEILISNTEMGQGEATTMRKIVAGTLKLPIEDIICINPDTDRVPDTGPTVASRTTMIAGGLLEKAALELKEKWTQGETVEISKTYKHPAWVNWDQKTLSGDAYPEYSWGVNVVEVVVDTVTFEIELKKVWAVFDVGVAIDERMMRGQIDGGILQGLGYGSIEVMRAINGKLHQGCVTDYMIPTALDAPPIESVLIENPYEMGPFGAKCAGELTLVGGAPALALALSDALDIDIDEIPVTPEKLMRKFIHEI, from the coding sequence ATGGGTAATATCAGTCAGCCAATTATTCGCGTCGATGCGCTCGATAAATGTGCCGGAAAAGCCAAATATATAGCCGATTATCGGTTAGATGGAATGATCGAGGCTGTAACCGTTCGATCGACACGCCCACGCGCAAGAATATTGAATATCACTGTTCCCGATTTGCCCGAGGGATATTATATTGTTGACAAGGATGATGTGCTCTCGAAGAACCGCGTGCGAATGCTAATCTATGACCAGCCTTTTTTTGCCGATGGTGTAGTCAATTATATCGGAGAACCGATAATGCTCGTCGTTGGACCAGATAGAGAGGTTTTGGCAGAAATTGCTTCGCAGGTGGTCATAAACTACGAGGATATAGATCCAATTTTCACGCTGGAGGATGCTCTATCCGGTGAAAAGCCACCCATATTCGGTGAAGATAATCTATTTGCCGATTATATTTGCGGTGTGGGAGATGTCCAATCCGTTTTTGAAGGAGCTGCAAGGATAGTTGAGGGGGAATATCGCACTGGCTATCAGGAGCAGATGTATATCGAAACCAACGGTGTAATTGGTATCTTTGAAAACGATCGGATTACAGTCCATGGTTCGATGCAATGCCCTTATTACGTTAAGAACGCCCTTGCAGAGGCTTTTGGCTGGGACGGCTCTCGAATTCAAGTAATTCAATCGACAACGGGTGGGGCGTTTGGAGGCAAGGAGGAGTATCCATCGATATTAGCTGGGCAGGCAGCGTTTGCGGCATACAAGACGGGGAAACCTGTTCGTCTTATCCTCGAACGAACCGAAGATATCAATGTAACCACCAAGCGCCATCCATCTATCATTAAATACCGCACTGCTCATGATTCACGGGGTGATATCCTAGCGATGGACATAGAAGTTAGCTTCGACGGCGGGGCTTATGCCGGCCTCTCTGACGTCGTTCTTCAGCGTGGTCTTTTTACCTCGACCGGTGTTTATAACATCCCCAATGTTCGCATCCGAGGATGCGCTTATGCTACGAATACAGTGCCTTGCGGTGCATTCCGGGGTTTCGGAGCTCCTCAAACGCTTTTTGCACTAGAGATGCACATGGCGAAGATAGCTCTCGAATTCGATATAGAGCCTTCTGAGTTTAAAAAAAGGTATTGCCTAAAAAAGGGTGATAAAACCTGCACCGGGGGGATAATCCATGGTGAAACAAAAATCACCGAAATGATGGATAAGGCGATTGAAATGTCCGGTTATCAAATTAAGAAGGAAGAATTTTCGGGTGATAAGGGTAGATTTAGGCGTGGTATTGGTTTATCGAATCTCATTCATGGTTGCGGATTCACAGGTATGGGCGAACAGATTATTAGCGGTGTAGCCACACTCCAAAGAACTCCTGATGGCAAGGTCGAGATACTTATCTCGAATACAGAGATGGGTCAGGGTGAGGCTACGACCATGCGCAAAATAGTTGCTGGAACATTGAAATTACCAATCGAGGATATTATCTGTATTAATCCGGACACAGATCGCGTGCCGGATACTGGCCCCACTGTTGCTTCACGGACAACCATGATAGCTGGAGGACTTCTCGAAAAAGCCGCCCTCGAGCTCAAAGAAAAATGGACTCAGGGCGAGACTGTCGAAATTTCAAAAACATATAAACACCCTGCATGGGTAAATTGGGACCAAAAAACTCTTTCTGGCGATGCCTATCCCGAATACTCGTGGGGGGTCAATGTGGTCGAGGTTGTAGTCGATACTGTCACTTTTGAGATTGAACTGAAGAAAGTATGGGCGGTATTCGATGTAGGGGTCGCTATAGACGAAAGAATGATGCGAGGCCAGATAGACGGCGGAATATTACAGGGTCTCGGTTATGGTTCGATAGAGGTAATGCGCGCTATTAATGGAAAACTTCATCAAGGATGCGTCACGGATTACATGATCCCTACAGCGCTTGATGCACCACCAATAGAAAGCGTGCTTATCGAAAACCCATATGAAATGGGGCCTTTTGGAGCAAAGTGTGCCGGAGAGCTCACATTGGTTGGCGGTGCTCCTGCTCTTGCCCTTGCTCTCTCAGATGCACTTGATATTGATATCGACGAAATTCCGGTT
- a CDS encoding nucleotidyltransferase family protein encodes MSVDSVILAAGYSSRMGAFKPGLDLGGKPVIIRTIESVASLADRIILVGGYNFKELTQLVCDIPKVELICNTKFEMGMFTSVKIGIAEVSAERFFLLPGDIPSVKSSTMLNMLEHKDKIIIPKYHGRKGHPVLFDSSLISDILAESDESNLRVFIHKKSPFFIEVEDGGILIDIDSPLDYEKLRRNYG; translated from the coding sequence TTGAGTGTGGATTCCGTAATACTGGCTGCAGGTTATTCGAGCCGGATGGGAGCGTTCAAACCGGGTCTCGATTTGGGTGGCAAGCCGGTTATAATAAGAACTATCGAGTCTGTAGCTTCTCTGGCGGATAGAATTATTCTTGTTGGAGGATACAATTTTAAAGAATTGACCCAGTTGGTTTGTGATATACCAAAAGTTGAGCTTATTTGTAATACCAAATTTGAAATGGGTATGTTCACATCTGTGAAGATTGGAATAGCGGAAGTCTCCGCTGAGAGATTTTTCCTATTGCCCGGGGATATTCCCTCGGTAAAATCTTCGACGATGTTAAATATGCTCGAACATAAAGATAAAATAATCATACCAAAATACCATGGCAGAAAAGGCCATCCGGTTCTATTTGATTCAAGCTTGATTTCGGATATACTTGCCGAATCTGACGAATCGAATCTTCGAGTCTTTATACATAAAAAATCTCCTTTTTTCATCGAAGTGGAAGATGGAGGAATATTAATAGATATCGATTCGCCCTTGGATTATGAAAAACTAAGAAGAAATTATGGGTAA
- the thrC gene encoding threonine synthase gives MLEAKYICSECGKEFPITSENMVCDLCSREQLPNKPLKGILDVKMVFPKAFSAKSIWDFLPIESAFLPEIPVGDTPLWQPSILNEETGFERLFLKNDSLNPTGSLKDRASYLVAGFARKFGLKDISVASTGNAGSSMAGIGASAGLSVTVFVPKKAPEAKLVQALQYGARVIRVDGNYDRAFELSLEYSRITGSLCRNTAFNPMTIEGKKTVAIECFFQLGRAPDVLFVPVGDGVILSGVYKGFEDLISCGIMNKMPMIYAIQAEGSDAISRASESGDFDEFKPSTTVADSICVDAPRAGLRALSYLIKHRGVCVRVSDEEILSAQHELARKTGVFAEPAASASFAGFLKIKDRLDKSETVVLLITGNGLKDIDSAQRIVEFGIEPITSIEEIV, from the coding sequence ATTTTAGAAGCAAAATATATATGTTCAGAGTGCGGCAAGGAATTCCCAATAACTTCTGAGAATATGGTTTGCGATTTATGTTCGCGAGAGCAATTGCCTAACAAACCATTAAAGGGCATTCTCGATGTCAAAATGGTTTTCCCCAAGGCTTTTTCAGCAAAGTCTATTTGGGATTTTCTTCCTATAGAAAGCGCTTTTTTGCCGGAGATACCTGTCGGAGACACGCCGCTTTGGCAGCCATCTATTTTAAATGAGGAAACAGGTTTTGAGAGACTATTTTTAAAAAACGATTCGCTCAATCCTACCGGTTCTTTAAAGGACCGAGCTTCATATCTGGTCGCTGGTTTCGCGCGTAAATTTGGATTAAAAGATATTTCGGTTGCCTCGACTGGTAATGCTGGTTCTTCGATGGCGGGTATAGGCGCTTCGGCAGGCCTTTCAGTAACCGTTTTTGTGCCGAAAAAGGCCCCCGAGGCCAAGTTAGTCCAGGCGCTTCAATATGGTGCGCGCGTCATTCGAGTCGATGGCAATTATGATCGAGCTTTCGAGCTCTCACTCGAGTATTCTCGTATTACAGGCTCTCTTTGCAGAAACACTGCATTCAATCCTATGACTATCGAAGGCAAGAAGACGGTGGCTATTGAATGTTTCTTTCAATTAGGACGCGCGCCCGATGTGCTTTTCGTGCCGGTAGGCGATGGTGTTATCTTATCGGGTGTTTACAAGGGCTTCGAAGACTTAATATCTTGCGGCATAATGAACAAAATGCCAATGATATACGCTATTCAAGCCGAGGGTAGCGATGCTATTAGCCGCGCATCAGAAAGCGGCGATTTTGATGAGTTTAAACCTTCGACAACCGTCGCCGATTCTATTTGCGTCGATGCTCCGCGCGCGGGATTGCGCGCGCTTTCATATCTGATAAAACACAGGGGTGTTTGTGTTCGTGTTTCCGATGAAGAGATACTCTCTGCACAGCATGAATTGGCTAGGAAAACAGGAGTATTCGCCGAACCGGCAGCATCGGCGTCATTTGCGGGGTTCCTTAAAATCAAAGATCGATTGGATAAATCGGAAACCGTTGTTCTGCTTATTACAGGTAACGGTCTTAAAGATATAGATTCGGCACAGAGAATAGTCGAATTCGGCATAGAGCCGATTACTAGCATCGAGGAGATAGTTTGA
- a CDS encoding ornithine carbamoyltransferase yields the protein MSELVGKHLITFDNWSKDEIEETLSLSMELKELRKKGVITDYIKNKTLFMIFFEQSTRTRNSMEAAMTQLGGHAHDLNADKMQISHGETARDTGQVLSRMGEAIAIRNCFYGIGNKYLSEIAAESSVPLISMQDDIYHPLQAIADLLTIKEKFGENLSGLKVAVTWAYATSHAKPLSVPQSQALLFPRFGMDVAIANPPEFPLMEDILKRSANNASENGGKITVYNDMEEAIRDADVVIPKNWGGFGGFDEYIDDDKHSKAMKANLERHKDWICDAKRFSLARPDAKVMHALPADRGKEVTDDVLDSVNSIIYDEAENRLHTSKAILTLTMGKVTGF from the coding sequence ATGAGCGAACTTGTAGGAAAACACCTGATTACTTTCGATAACTGGTCGAAAGACGAAATAGAAGAAACGCTTTCTCTCTCTATGGAATTGAAAGAACTCCGTAAAAAGGGTGTAATCACGGATTACATTAAGAATAAAACCCTTTTCATGATCTTTTTCGAGCAATCCACTCGGACGCGAAATTCTATGGAAGCTGCGATGACCCAGTTGGGCGGACATGCGCATGACTTGAATGCAGATAAGATGCAAATATCACATGGTGAAACCGCTCGCGACACAGGACAGGTGCTCTCGCGAATGGGCGAGGCCATTGCGATACGAAACTGCTTTTATGGTATCGGGAATAAATACCTTTCGGAAATTGCCGCAGAATCTAGCGTGCCACTTATCTCGATGCAGGATGACATCTATCACCCACTTCAGGCTATCGCCGATTTGTTGACGATTAAGGAAAAATTTGGCGAAAACCTGTCTGGCCTGAAGGTCGCTGTTACTTGGGCTTATGCAACATCACACGCCAAACCACTGTCAGTCCCACAATCACAGGCGTTGCTCTTTCCGCGCTTCGGCATGGATGTCGCAATCGCAAATCCTCCAGAATTTCCATTAATGGAAGATATTCTGAAAAGATCGGCAAATAACGCAAGCGAGAATGGCGGTAAGATCACAGTTTATAATGACATGGAGGAAGCCATACGAGACGCGGATGTAGTTATTCCCAAGAATTGGGGAGGTTTCGGTGGTTTTGACGAATATATCGACGATGATAAACATTCTAAAGCTATGAAGGCAAATCTCGAGCGACACAAGGATTGGATATGCGATGCTAAACGCTTCTCTCTGGCAAGGCCTGATGCTAAGGTCATGCACGCGCTTCCGGCCGATAGGGGCAAGGAAGTTACCGACGATGTTCTAGATAGTGTTAATTCAATTATATACGATGAAGCGGAGAATCGTCTTCATACTTCGAAAGCTATTCTCACACTTACTATGGGAAAGGTGACCGGATTTTAG
- a CDS encoding YgeY family selenium metabolism-linked hydrolase produces MRKNYVAEASRLADFTAETLSRIVKIKSLSCGEEHVIRELKDILEASGVCNCKIDGLGNLVACMGHGPRIIAIDAHIDTVDTGNLCQWNWDPFSGEITDSQVRGRGTTDQKGGAASMVTAARMLAEVEDELPFKMVFTFTVMEEDCDGLCWDYMIEKEGLIPDFAVITEPTNLALYRGHRGRMEMEILIKGISAHGSAPERGVNAAYIASKIALDIEKLNERLATDNFLGKGTVAVTQIRSESPSLCAVPDICRMHLDRRITWGETKKSALSEVSELLPKEASVEVPLYNKKSYTGVSHPILAYFPSWKTPIDHPLTKGGISAASVVLGHLPIVDKWVFSTNGVSIAGRHGIPTIGFGPGNETAAHAPNETTSREHLNIAAAFYAELPFHLTKEL; encoded by the coding sequence ATGAGAAAGAATTATGTTGCCGAAGCTAGTCGGCTGGCGGATTTCACTGCTGAAACGCTTTCAAGAATAGTAAAAATAAAATCCTTAAGTTGCGGAGAAGAACATGTTATTCGCGAACTTAAAGACATACTCGAGGCCTCGGGTGTGTGCAATTGTAAAATTGACGGCTTGGGTAATCTAGTAGCTTGTATGGGACACGGCCCACGAATTATTGCCATCGATGCACATATCGATACTGTCGATACGGGGAATTTATGCCAATGGAACTGGGACCCCTTTTCGGGGGAGATAACAGATTCTCAGGTGCGTGGCCGAGGAACTACGGATCAAAAAGGCGGGGCTGCATCTATGGTAACAGCCGCGCGTATGCTGGCCGAGGTCGAGGACGAATTGCCGTTCAAGATGGTATTTACTTTCACTGTTATGGAGGAGGATTGCGACGGTTTGTGTTGGGATTATATGATAGAGAAAGAGGGGCTAATTCCAGATTTCGCGGTTATTACGGAACCCACAAATTTAGCCCTATATAGAGGGCATCGTGGGCGAATGGAGATGGAAATACTGATAAAAGGTATCTCTGCACACGGCTCAGCGCCGGAACGCGGTGTGAATGCAGCTTATATCGCATCTAAAATTGCTCTTGATATCGAGAAACTCAATGAAAGGCTTGCTACGGATAATTTCCTCGGTAAAGGAACTGTTGCTGTTACTCAAATCCGATCGGAGTCTCCATCGCTATGTGCTGTGCCGGATATTTGCAGAATGCACCTCGACCGTCGAATTACCTGGGGTGAAACGAAAAAGTCAGCGTTGAGTGAAGTGAGCGAGTTGTTGCCGAAGGAGGCTTCAGTCGAAGTCCCATTGTATAATAAAAAGAGTTACACGGGTGTCTCACATCCAATTTTGGCATATTTCCCTTCTTGGAAAACACCAATCGACCACCCACTTACTAAAGGCGGAATCTCGGCGGCTTCGGTGGTTCTTGGCCATTTACCCATAGTGGATAAATGGGTATTTTCTACAAATGGTGTATCCATAGCCGGGAGGCATGGAATTCCGACTATTGGATTCGGGCCGGGCAACGAAACAGCTGCTCACGCACCGAATGAGACCACATCTCGGGAACATCTTAACATTGCGGCTGCCTTTTACGCCGAACTGCCATTTCATCTTACGAAGGAGCTTTAA
- a CDS encoding 4Fe-4S binding protein, with the protein MADLSTRICGIEFKNPVMPAAGPNVRTATQMLAAAESGVGAIVTKTISVKPAEDPRPTIHNTECRGLVNCETWSEIPAEDFIFDCQKIRSLGVPIIASIGYRADEVELLGPMLERELSPDAIEFSTHYVGSSVDPIVEIASRLKAAVSLPIFMKVSPNFPEIERLAEAVSPHVDGFVAVNSFGPTLDFDIEKRVPFLGSQTGYGWMSGPPITPIALRIVNTLTQVQDKPVIGVGGVSSGEDAVKFLMAGASAVQVCSAAIREGHSIYGKIVGEIDSWLDAHDFTSVNEIIGLYDNEIKSAARLSRDVRMSVDPEKCEACGACVKRCVQGALAVIDRKCCVDLTKCIGCGFCASFCKFSALELKER; encoded by the coding sequence ATGGCTGATTTATCGACGAGAATATGTGGGATAGAGTTTAAGAATCCGGTTATGCCGGCGGCAGGGCCGAATGTTCGAACTGCGACGCAAATGCTCGCGGCAGCGGAAAGCGGTGTCGGTGCCATAGTTACAAAAACGATTTCAGTAAAACCCGCTGAAGATCCAAGACCTACAATACACAATACCGAATGTCGGGGTTTGGTTAATTGCGAAACCTGGTCAGAGATACCCGCCGAGGATTTTATATTTGATTGCCAGAAAATCAGATCGTTGGGTGTGCCCATAATTGCTTCCATTGGATACAGAGCCGATGAGGTTGAATTGTTGGGTCCAATGCTCGAACGCGAGCTTTCACCCGATGCTATCGAGTTTTCTACACATTATGTCGGGAGTTCTGTCGATCCGATTGTGGAGATTGCTTCGAGGCTTAAAGCGGCCGTATCTTTACCGATATTCATGAAAGTATCTCCGAATTTTCCAGAGATAGAACGACTTGCCGAAGCTGTATCTCCTCATGTCGATGGTTTTGTCGCGGTTAATTCCTTTGGGCCAACACTGGATTTCGATATAGAAAAACGGGTGCCTTTTCTTGGTTCTCAAACTGGCTATGGTTGGATGTCCGGCCCGCCTATAACCCCTATTGCACTTCGCATAGTCAATACACTTACTCAGGTTCAGGATAAACCGGTCATCGGTGTTGGGGGTGTGAGTTCGGGCGAGGATGCTGTTAAATTTTTAATGGCCGGAGCTTCGGCGGTGCAGGTATGTTCTGCGGCTATTCGCGAGGGGCACAGTATATATGGTAAAATCGTGGGCGAGATAGACAGTTGGCTCGATGCACACGATTTCACTTCTGTAAACGAGATTATCGGCCTTTACGATAATGAAATAAAATCTGCTGCACGGCTATCACGTGATGTCCGAATGAGTGTTGATCCCGAGAAATGTGAGGCATGTGGCGCTTGTGTAAAAAGATGCGTGCAGGGCGCGCTTGCGGTCATCGACCGAAAATGCTGTGTCGATCTAACAAAATGTATCGGATGCGGTTTTTGTGCGAGTTTCTGTAAATTTTCGGCTTTAGAACTGAAGGAAAGATGA
- a CDS encoding amidohydrolase family protein: MQQRKKYALINGVVTDCEGIFVENGGMLIESGKIARIGFSDEISALADYSIDVGGRLIIPGLANAHTHLYSALATALVPRGETSTFAGILNNLWWRLDSILDEEAIAVSARIGIIDSIKHGVTTIFDHHASMGFVRGSLETIESVFEEFGIRGVLCFETSERDGTIDISDHIAENIDFFEKHRDSDNIKGMFGLHANFTLCDKSLARIAGCKPSDMPIHIHCGEAKDDFKYCRSLGYDGPVQRIAKFGLLDNRSILAHCVHLSEEDYQIINDTKPLIVTNPESNWNNRVGAMNRERIPDYLFGTDGMSGDIISQARFQFLHGSNEESVFDELGYAIFKNRRLLVQKFFPNCGGLTIGSPADIAVLDYRPVTPINSDNVVAHLIFGAKNARAYWTIANGRIILKEGELTGIDEFEIVVSARKVAKKLHERFYG, translated from the coding sequence ATGCAACAAAGGAAAAAATATGCGCTTATTAATGGTGTTGTTACAGATTGCGAAGGCATATTCGTGGAAAATGGTGGTATGCTTATCGAAAGCGGAAAAATAGCGCGTATTGGCTTTTCGGACGAAATCTCCGCCCTTGCCGACTATTCCATAGATGTGGGTGGAAGGCTTATAATCCCAGGGTTGGCAAATGCTCATACTCATCTTTATTCAGCGTTGGCGACCGCTCTTGTCCCTCGCGGCGAAACCTCGACATTTGCTGGAATTCTGAATAATCTCTGGTGGCGACTCGATTCTATCCTCGATGAAGAAGCTATCGCTGTTTCGGCGAGAATCGGGATTATCGATTCGATTAAACATGGTGTAACCACGATTTTCGACCACCATGCTTCGATGGGTTTCGTACGCGGAAGCCTAGAAACTATCGAGAGTGTTTTCGAGGAATTTGGTATTCGTGGAGTCCTTTGCTTCGAGACCTCTGAGCGTGATGGCACAATCGATATTTCAGACCATATTGCCGAAAACATAGATTTTTTCGAAAAACACAGAGATTCAGATAATATTAAAGGGATGTTTGGGCTTCATGCTAACTTCACACTCTGTGATAAGTCTCTCGCTCGAATTGCTGGTTGCAAACCTTCTGATATGCCTATTCACATACACTGCGGCGAAGCTAAAGACGATTTTAAATATTGCCGTTCACTGGGTTACGATGGTCCCGTGCAAAGAATAGCCAAATTTGGTCTTTTAGATAACCGCTCAATTTTAGCTCATTGTGTCCATTTATCTGAGGAGGATTATCAGATTATCAATGATACAAAACCCTTAATAGTGACAAACCCGGAATCTAATTGGAATAACCGGGTTGGTGCGATGAACCGAGAGCGCATACCCGATTATTTATTCGGTACCGATGGCATGTCTGGCGATATTATCTCACAGGCGCGCTTCCAATTTCTTCATGGAAGTAATGAGGAGTCGGTATTTGATGAGCTTGGTTACGCAATTTTTAAAAATCGAAGATTACTGGTTCAGAAATTCTTCCCGAATTGTGGCGGTCTAACTATCGGTTCGCCGGCGGATATTGCAGTGCTCGATTATAGACCGGTAACACCGATAAATAGCGACAATGTCGTTGCTCATCTGATTTTCGGCGCGAAAAATGCAAGGGCTTATTGGACTATAGCAAACGGAAGAATAATTCTAAAAGAGGGTGAATTGACAGGTATCGATGAGTTTGAGATAGTTGTTTCCGCCCGGAAAGTTGCTAAAAAATTACACGAGAGGTTTTATGGCTGA